In a single window of the Bradyrhizobium sp. ORS 285 genome:
- a CDS encoding DUF736 domain-containing protein, with the protein MASIGSFKKVGDDFQGEIITLSLKAKGVRIVPEANRSSENAPSHRVYAGRVEIGAAWARRSEEGRDYLSLKLDDPSFNAPIYANLFDDEGGEGYTLLWSRPRKTAE; encoded by the coding sequence ATGGCTTCCATCGGTTCCTTCAAGAAGGTCGGCGACGATTTCCAGGGCGAGATCATCACCCTGAGCCTCAAGGCCAAGGGCGTGCGCATCGTCCCCGAAGCCAACCGCTCCAGCGAGAACGCGCCCAGTCACCGCGTCTACGCCGGCCGGGTCGAGATCGGCGCCGCCTGGGCCCGCCGCTCCGAGGAGGGCCGCGACTATCTCTCGCTCAAGCTCGACGACCCCTCCTTCAACGCCCCGATCTACGCCAACCTGTTCGACGACGAGGGCGGCGAGGGCTACACGCTCCTCTGGTCGCGGCCGCGCAAGACGGCTGAGTGA
- a CDS encoding AraC family transcriptional regulator has product MTRRTRLEAAGNWALAFPAMDRLKFVAVLRGTSWMLLPSREPQYLQAGDVCLLGRTPYVVASDPTQTPIDGKVFYGASGCDVTRFGGDDTIGIGGTVKFAADNAGFLLDLLPDFLLVSRTTPASRAIATILSLMNDELQRDRIGGEVVSARLADLLLVEAIRAFASRSDQVGVGWLGALSDPRLGRVLRAIHQDVSRRWTVEELANVAGMSRAAFSATFMRRLGQAPLAYLRAWRLTIARAALARGGATVATIASKVGYESQSAFAHAFKREFGISPKAGLA; this is encoded by the coding sequence GTGACGCGGCGCACCCGCCTGGAGGCGGCAGGGAACTGGGCTCTCGCGTTTCCCGCGATGGATCGGCTCAAGTTCGTTGCGGTGCTACGCGGCACAAGCTGGATGCTGCTGCCGTCGCGCGAGCCACAATACCTGCAAGCGGGCGACGTCTGTCTGCTCGGACGCACACCCTATGTCGTGGCCAGCGATCCGACACAGACACCGATCGATGGAAAGGTCTTTTATGGAGCTTCTGGCTGCGATGTGACGCGCTTCGGCGGCGATGACACAATTGGGATCGGAGGAACAGTCAAGTTTGCCGCTGACAATGCAGGCTTTTTGCTCGACTTGTTGCCAGACTTTCTGCTCGTTTCCCGCACCACACCTGCGTCGAGAGCAATAGCAACGATCCTCAGCCTGATGAACGACGAGCTCCAGAGAGACAGAATTGGCGGAGAAGTCGTCAGTGCACGGCTGGCCGACTTGCTGTTGGTAGAAGCGATCCGCGCTTTTGCGAGCCGGTCCGACCAAGTTGGGGTTGGATGGCTTGGCGCGCTTTCAGATCCCCGGCTCGGTCGGGTTCTTCGTGCGATCCATCAAGATGTCTCACGGCGTTGGACCGTGGAGGAGCTTGCCAATGTCGCGGGTATGTCGCGCGCGGCCTTTTCCGCAACGTTCATGCGCCGCTTAGGGCAAGCACCGCTCGCCTATTTGCGAGCCTGGCGTCTCACCATCGCCCGTGCAGCTTTGGCCAGAGGTGGCGCGACTGTTGCTACTATCGCAAGCAAAGTTGGCTACGAGTCGCAGAGCGCTTTCGCCCACGCCTTCAAACGCGAGTTCGGCATCAGTCCGAAAGCTGGCCTAGCATAG
- a CDS encoding SDR family oxidoreductase, whose translation MSIEGKVVAITGASSGIGCATAKLLAEHGGFVVLGARNEKALAAITDEITAAGGKAAFQRTDVRHRQDLEALVALAIKCGGRLDAIINNAGIGPISRFDALRVEDWDAMIDVNLRGTLYGIAAALPIFAQQGSGHMINVVSTAGLKILPTMGVYAATKNAVRTATEALRQEAGPNLRVTEVSPGMVATNFGDSITDRTVKEVIGERLGDIAIPPDAVARGILFALEQPPEIDVGSIVIRPTAQD comes from the coding sequence ATGAGCATCGAGGGTAAAGTCGTTGCGATCACGGGGGCGAGCAGCGGCATTGGATGCGCCACCGCTAAACTGCTGGCCGAACATGGCGGTTTCGTCGTGTTGGGCGCCCGAAACGAGAAGGCGCTCGCAGCGATCACGGACGAGATCACCGCTGCAGGAGGCAAGGCCGCGTTCCAGAGGACGGACGTACGCCATCGTCAAGATCTTGAAGCGCTTGTCGCATTGGCGATCAAATGCGGCGGCAGACTTGATGCCATCATCAACAACGCTGGAATCGGGCCGATCTCACGGTTCGACGCACTGCGTGTCGAGGATTGGGACGCCATGATCGACGTCAATCTTCGTGGCACACTTTATGGGATCGCGGCCGCGCTGCCCATATTTGCGCAGCAGGGAAGCGGTCACATGATCAACGTCGTCTCGACGGCGGGACTCAAGATACTACCGACAATGGGCGTCTACGCCGCGACCAAGAATGCAGTCCGTACGGCAACGGAAGCGCTGAGGCAGGAGGCAGGACCGAACCTTCGAGTCACAGAGGTATCACCGGGAATGGTCGCCACCAACTTCGGAGATTCGATTACAGACCGGACAGTCAAGGAGGTCATCGGGGAGCGCCTAGGAGATATTGCAATCCCTCCTGATGCCGTCGCACGAGGCATTCTCTTTGCACTCGAGCAGCCGCCCGAAATCGATGTTGGCAGCATAGTCATACGGCCGACAGCGCAAGACTGA